CATCTCCAGCCATTCAAGCTGCCGATCAAGCTATTCATACTGGTGAAATTCAGATTCTTTTAGAGCAAATAACTGATATTGTTGTGCAAGGTATAAAAAAACACTTTCAACAAGTCAAAATTCACCGTGATTTTCCTCCCGATGACATTCCAACAGGCAGGAAGTACATTGCATCCTATGTAGAATTTATTCACTATGTAGAACGAATTTTCAAAGCAGCCAGTACTTCGGCTCCAGGCCATTTTCATGAAGAATAGTAGCCTATTATCCTGAAAATATAAGAACACATTATAAATGATCAAGCAAAAATAAAAAGGCACACCCCCCTTAATCCCCCCTCAATAGGGGAATATATTGAATAATTCACCTTCTTGGAGGAGTGTTGCTTTGCAGCGGGGAGGGTTTTTTAATCGGTCATCCTGAGGCTTCGTACTTTGAAGCCGTGAGGATCTCATCTGACGCCGCCGGCGTCATCCTGAGGCTTCGTTTTTCGAAGCCGTGAGGATCTCATCTTTTTATCTTTTTTTCTTTATAAAAACTTTAAAAAATGAGATTCTCACGTCGCAAAATACGCTCCTCATAATGACAGAAAAGGTGGATGAGATTGCCACATCGCTGCATTCCTCGCCATGACGGTTTAAAGAATATTTTTTATTGTTATCTGATATTTCAAAGTATTACGAGGTTCTATTTCACTTTACAACATAGTATCTAAATAAAAATATTAATACTTTTTTCCTAATCGAGAAAAGCAGAATATAATAGTTACTTAGGTATCGAACCAATATAACGAATGGATTATTCAGTAGGAGAACTATCATGAACCAAAATATTCATAATTTTCCCAGCGGTCGTCCAGGAGTGCAGCGAATTTTGGAACCAATACTACTCCTTTTTCTTACAGAAAAACCCTCTTATGGCTATGAGCTTTTAGAGAAAATCCGAAATGTTATACCTGGATGGGAAGAGCCTGATGTTGGAGCTTTGTATCGCTTTCTAAGACGTTTAGAAAAAGAACAACTATTAATATCTAATTGGTCGGTGGAAAAAATTGGACCGGCTCGACGTATTTATCACATTACCGAAAGCGGTGAGAGATATCTCCAGTTATGGATGGAAAGATTAGAAAAAAACCGCAACCTCATCGATTCTCTTCTCGATCAGTATAAAAAACTTACTCGTCAACAACCACCTGAAATCTAAATACAACCAATGAAAATATTATTTCCCCCATTGAATTGCATGAAAACGGCAGGCTTCAATACAAGCTCCGCAAGCAAAACAATCTGATCGCCATTTTTTGTTGTGCAATATGTCTTTCATAGCATTTCCCGGACAGGCTTTCACACAAAGTTGACATTGTTTACAGGTTTCAAGATTAATAACCGGTTTATTTAAGGATTTTTGTTCAACTATCCAACTGATGAATCCAAAAGGACAAAAGAAATGACACCAAGGTCGATAAATAAAAACCGAAAGGATTAAAACCGCTGACACGAAACTCATACCTAAAATAACCGGACGAGAAAAAGACCAGCGGAAAATTCCAAAAGGATCAACAAAAGCGAGCCAGTCGATTTTCCACATAATTAACCCAATAATCAACCCCACAAAAAAGAAAAACCTTATAATCTGAGAAAGACGGATGGGTGGTTTCCTTTTCCGAGAAGGAACTCGATAAAGAAGGTCCTGCAACAACCCAAACTGGCATCCCCAACCACAAATCGATTTGTTTGACCACCAGGAAACCAGCAAAAGAATTACAAACACCAATAATATTGCTGGTAACAGTCGATGTTGTAAGAATATATTTTTAAATAAATTTCTTAAAGAACTTACTGGATTGGGCTCGACTCCATAAATAAACCCAAAAATTATCACTCCTCCAACAAGAAAATAAATCCGTACCTTGGAAGTAACTTTATTTTTCCTCAAAAAATAGGTACTTACTATGGCTACCAATATCCATAAAACAACTTTTGAAATCATCCACGGGTTCATCTGAACCGGCATTTTACCACCGCCTAAACCTTAAGGGTCATTACTATATGTATTTATCATATATATATTATTTTCTGATGTCAACTTCTATTTTCTTGTTTTAGTGAAATGTTTCCATTCCTTATATTGATTTTATTCTCTCAAATCTTTGAAAAATTCCCTTCTTTCATTTACACTGATAAAATAAATACCATCACCTTGGAGGGAATGGCATGAATGAGCGCGAAAGGGTAATGAATGCTCTTGAGTTTAATACCATTGATAAGGTTCCTTACCATTTAGATTTTACTGTTCCAGCCCGTAATAAAATGATTCAATACTTGAATGATCAAAATTTTGAACAAAATATCGGCAACCATTTGGCTTTTACCAAGGCACTGCCTCTCGACGCCTTTCAAGAAGTAAAACCAGGGTTTATCCGTGACGAATGGGGCGTAGTATGGAATCGTACCATTGATCCGGATATTGGAAACCCGATTCCAGTCTTCTCCCAACCAATTCTAAAAGGGTATCGATTCCCCGACCCAGACGATCCCAGACGTTTTCAAGCATTACCAGCTTTTTTAGAAAAAAATAAAGATAAATTTTGCATTTTAAAAATGTCTTATTCTCTATTCGAACGGACCTGGTCTTTACGGGGAATGGAGAATGTTCTTACTGATATGATTACCAATCCCGAATTCATTGAAGATTTAATGGACCACATAACTCAATATAATCTGAGAGTCATATCAAAAGCACTGGATATTGGATTTGATGGAGTCTATTTTGGTGACGATTGGGGATGGC
The Candidatus Atribacteria bacterium ADurb.Bin276 genome window above contains:
- a CDS encoding lineage-specific thermal regulator protein, which codes for MNQNIHNFPSGRPGVQRILEPILLLFLTEKPSYGYELLEKIRNVIPGWEEPDVGALYRFLRRLEKEQLLISNWSVEKIGPARRIYHITESGERYLQLWMERLEKNRNLIDSLLDQYKKLTRQQPPEI
- the yccM gene encoding putative electron transport protein YccM encodes the protein MPVQMNPWMISKVVLWILVAIVSTYFLRKNKVTSKVRIYFLVGGVIIFGFIYGVEPNPVSSLRNLFKNIFLQHRLLPAILLVFVILLLVSWWSNKSICGWGCQFGLLQDLLYRVPSRKRKPPIRLSQIIRFFFFVGLIIGLIMWKIDWLAFVDPFGIFRWSFSRPVILGMSFVSAVLILSVFIYRPWCHFFCPFGFISWIVEQKSLNKPVINLETCKQCQLCVKACPGNAMKDILHNKKWRSDCFACGACIEACRFHAIQWGK
- a CDS encoding methylcobalamin:coenzyme M methyltransferase, with translation MNERERVMNALEFNTIDKVPYHLDFTVPARNKMIQYLNDQNFEQNIGNHLAFTKALPLDAFQEVKPGFIRDEWGVVWNRTIDPDIGNPIPVFSQPILKGYRFPDPDDPRRFQALPAFLEKNKDKFCILKMSYSLFERTWSLRGMENVLTDMITNPEFIEDLMDHITQYNLRVISKALDIGFDGVYFGDDWGWQRGLIMGPAMWRKFIKPRMGQMYASIKNRGRKVFLHCCGKVDELFPDLIEIGLDVFNPFQPEVMDIFAIKKHYQGKLSFYGGIGIQSLLPFGTVDEVKRGVQNILDVIGKNGGYIASPSHALPKDIPCENILAMLDVLKNQS